Proteins from a genomic interval of Lolium perenne isolate Kyuss_39 chromosome 1, Kyuss_2.0, whole genome shotgun sequence:
- the LOC127340131 gene encoding probable CCR4-associated factor 1 homolog 7: MSPPAHAAGEQARVVDVWADNEEEELARISGLFADFPIAVVATYQDLPGRPLRRTGHLEFRDDVYRVVQSRRNLNDQCEVLHDRTRAVRFFQLVLALLDRDGRVATGRVWRFHVGAPLPADDRLLLELGVEPPARRRLRRDHIGKALVKCRAVRNNAVTWVTCDGADDVCHLLNCFYPPGVVRDVYDRVNFVRNSRSSFPRLYDLRFLAEWRTLAGEEPPLAAAGAAGGPAALLRGFLALIKEPTFEEQMEGYNGILYGVGHLDTPDVVNLHKVNSEELQTRIRLQFGACKK; this comes from the coding sequence ATGTCGCCGCCGGCGCATGCCGCCGGCGAGCAGGCGCGTGTGGTCGACGTCTGGGCCGacaacgaggaggaggagctggcACGCATCTCGGGCCTCTTCGCCGACTTCCCCATCGCGGTGGTGGCCACGTACCAAGACCTCCCCGGCCGCCCTCTCCGCCGCACCGGCCACCTCGAATTCCGGGACGACGTCTACCGCGTCGTGCAGTCGCGGCGCAACCTGAACGACCAGTGCGAGGTCCTCCACGACAGGACCCGAGCCGTGCGATTCTTCCAGCTCGTCCTGGCACTCCTCGACCGCGACGGCCGCGTCGCCACGGGCCGCGTCTGGCGGTTCCACGTAGGGGCGCCGCTCCCCGCCGACGACCGCCTGCTGCTGGAGCTGGGCGTGGAGCCTcctgcccgccgccgcctccgccgcgacCACATCGGGAAGGCTCTCGTCAAGTGCCGCGCCGTCCGCAACAACGCCGTCACGTGGGTGACCTGCGACGGCGCCGACGACGTCTGCCACCTGCTCAACTGCTTCTACCCCCCCGGAGTCGTCCGTGACGTCTACGACCGCGTCAACTTCGTGCGAAACTCCCGCTCAAGCTTCCCCCGGCTGTACGACCTCCGGTTTCTCGCCGAGTGGCGGACGCTGGCGGGGGAGGAGCCCCCGCTCGCAGCCGCCGGAGCCGCCGGAGGGCCGGCCGCGCTCCTCCGCGGCTTCCTCGCGCTCATCAAGGAGCCGACTTTCGAGGAGCAGATGGAGGGATACAACGGGATACTGTACGGGGTCGGACATCTGGATACTCCTGACGTCGTCAATCTACACAAGGTGAACTCTGAGGAGCTTCAGACACGGATCAGGCTGCAATTCGGTGCTTGTAAGAAATAG